ACCACCAGGCGCCCGAGGTGGCCGCGCCCCAGTCGTAGGAGCCGCGCAGCATGCCGCCCCACGACACCTGGCCCGAGTCCGCGCCGAGGAAGGCGAGGGTGGACTCGGTGACGATGGCGCTCGCCACCGTGAGGGTGGTGTTGGCCAGGACCAGCGGGGCGACGTTCGGCAGCACGTGCCGGGTCATGACGTGCCAGTGCCCGGCGCCCAGCGCCCTGGACCTCTCGATGTAGGGCCTGGCCTCGACCGCCAGCGTCTGGGCCCGGATCAGCCTCGCCGTGGAGGCCCAGGAGGTCACCCCGATCGCCAGGATGATCGTGGACGCGCCGCCGCCGAGGACGGCCGCGAGCACCAGGGCCAGGACCAGGGCGGGCAGCACCAGGAACCAGTCGGTGACGCGCATCAGCACGGCCGAGGCCCAGCCCCGGAAGTGCCCGGACGCGATGCCGAAGACCGTACCGATCACCATGCTGAGCAGGGCCGACATGAACCCGATGAGCAGCGAGACCCGCGCGCCCCACAGGAGCATGAGCAGGACCGAGCGGCCGGACTCATCGGTGCCGAGCGGGAAGTCCGCACTCGGCGGCGCCATCTTGGCACCCGTCGCCCTGGTCACGTCCATGCCGGACGGGTCGGTGACCAGCGGCGTGACGAGGGCCGCCAGGACGGCGACCAGCAGGATCGCCGCGCCGTACAGCCCGGCCCTGTTCCCGCCGTACGCGCGGCAGAACCGCGCGAGGGCGGCACGGCGGCGCGCCCTCGCGATCGCACGCGACGTCCCGGCGCCGTCGCCGACCTCCCTCGTCTCCTCCTCCTTCGTGCTCACGCCGACCTCACCCTCGGATCCAGGACGTGGTAGACCACGTCGGCCAGCGTGTTCATGACGATCACCGCGACGCAGACGAGCATGAAGGTCCCCTGCATGACCGCGTAGTCGGGTCCCCTGATCGCCTCGACGAACAGCAGGCCGAGGCCGGGCCAGGAGTAGACGAACTCCACCGAGACCGCGCCGCCGACCACGAACCCGATCTGCATGAACACCAGGGTCACCGTCGGCAGCAGCGCGTTCGGCACCGCGTGGCGCCGCCGGACGTCGTCGTCGCGCAGGCCCTTGGCGCGGGCGGTGGTCACGTAGTCCTGGCCGATCTCGTCGAGCAGCGAGGAGCGCATGACCAGCAAGTACTGCGCGTAGACGACGGCGACCAGGGTGAGGCACGGCAGCACCAGGTGGTGGGCGACGTGCAGGAGGTAGAGCGGCCCGTCCGGCGCGTCGACGTCCTCCATGCCCCGGGTGGGGAACAGGCCGGGTATCGGGCCCATCCCCGCGGCGAAGACCATGAGCAGCAGCAGTCCCAGCCAGAAGGTCGGCACCGACCACAGGGTCAGCGCGGTCCCCGTGGAGAAGCGGTCGAACCGGCCGCCGTGGCGCCAGGCGGCCCTGGTGCCCTGCCACATGCCCAGGCCGACCGCGACGGCGAGCCCGGTGCCCACCAGCAGCAGCGTCGGGCCCACCCGCTCGCCGATGAGCTCGGCGACCGGCCTGCGGTACTCGTACGAGGTGCCGAGGTCCAGCCGCAGGGTTCGCAGCACGAAGTCCAGGAACTGCTCGCCCAGTGGCCTGTCCAGGCCCATCTGCCGCCTGAGCAGGGCGAGCTGCTCGGGGGTGACCGGCACGTCGCGGGTGTAGGCGATGGTGGGGTCGCCGGGGATGAGGCGGAACAGGAAGAACGTCGCGACGACCACCAGCCCGATGCCGAGCAGCGCCCCGCCGAGCTTGACCAGCGCGTAGCGCGCCAGGCTCCGGCGGGCGCCGCCCCGATCGTCCTTCGGCGGCGCCTTCGTCAGCTCGGCCGGCGATGTGCTCATCGGCCGCTACTCGCGGTCGTCGGCGGTGGTGCGGCGCCGCCTGACGAGGAGGAGGATCCCGGCTACGGCCACCACGGCGGCGACCGCCGTGACGGCCAGGACGACGCCGTTCCCCGAATCTTCGCCGGCCGGGGCCGCGGGACGCTCCACCGCCCGCAGGGAGTAGACCGGCCAGTAGCCGCTCCCGCCGTACAGGATGCCCTTGTCCTCCGGGATCGGGGTGATGGAGGCGATCCTGTCCTTGCGGTAGCCCTCCAGGTTGTTGGGGTAGTAGAGCGCGATGACGGGGGCCTCGGTGTAGAGCCGCTCCTGCATCTGCTTGATCAGGTCGACCCGCTTGGCCCGGTCGAGCTCGGCCAGCTGTTCCTGGTAGAGCTTCTCGAACTTGTCGTCGCAGAAGAACGACTCGGTGCCGCCGCCCTCGCCGCTCGCGGTGGGCCTGCGGCTGCACAGGTGGGTGGCCAGGATCTCCTCGGGGTCCGGGTTTACCGACCAGCCGCTGATCGCGATGTCGTAGAGCGCCGTGCCGCCCGTCTCCTCGGTGAACTTGTTGGAGTCGAGCTTGCGGGTGGTGATCTGGATGCCGACGTCCCTGAGCCAGCCGGTGAGGAACTGGGCGAGCTTGTCCTCGACGGGGTCCTCGGTGTGGATGCTGAAGCGCATCTCCAGCTTGCGGCCCCCGCCGGGCATGGTCCGGATCCCGTCGGCGCCCTTGGCGTATCCGGCCTCGTCGAGGAGGCGGTTGGCCTCGGCCGGATCGAAGGTGACGGCCTTGTCGCCCTCGGCCCTCCAGAAGAACTCCTGGTACATCGGCGGGATGATCGAGCCGTCGGCCGGGACGGCGAGCCCGTTCTGCACCTGCTCGACGAGGGCCTTCTTGTCGATCGCGTGGTGGATGGCCCGGCGCACCCTGGCGTCCTTCAGCGCGGGGTGCCCGTCGCCGATCGGCTCGCCGCCCGCCGTCTCGGCGCCCGGGTTGAACTGCAGGTAGCTGGCGCGGCGGCCCGGGGTGTTCCACTGCACGAGGTTCGGGTCGCCCGCGAGGGCCTGGAACTGCGGGGGTGCCAGCCGGCCGATCCAGTCGACGTCGCCCTTCTTCAGCCCGGCGTTGGCCGCCTCCGGGTTCTCGTAGAAGACGACGTGCAGTTCGTCGATGGCGGGAGCGCCGCGCCAGTACGACGGGTTGGCCTTGAGCTTCACGTAGTTGTTCTTGCTGTGCTCGACGGCGATGTAGGGCCCGCTGCCGACGGCGGGGTAGGTCTCGTTCTCGAAGGTGCCGATGTCGGGAACGCCCTCCCACACGTGCTTGGGCACGATCGGGATCGGCAGCTCCAGCATCGAGGCCTGCGGCTTCTTGGTCTTGATGACCAGGGTCCGGTCGTCGGGCGCCGTCACGGTGTCGAAGTTCTCGACGGCGGGGCCGTTCGCCGTCTTCGCCGCGTCGTCCGTCATGATCTTGTTGAAGGTCCACGCGGCGTCCCCGGCGGTGACGGGCTTGCCGTCAGACCAGGTGGCTCCGGCCCGGATCGTGAAGGTCCAGGTCAGCTTGTCCGGTGACGTCTTCCACGACTCGGCGAGGTCGGGGCTGGGCTTCAGGGTCTTCGAATCGGGCACCGTGAGGTAGCCGTACGTCCAGCGGTGGATCGACGTCGAGATCAGCCGGACCGCCAGGAACGGGTTCATCGAGTCCATGCTCTGCGTCGCGCCCAGCCGGACGATCCTCTTCTCCGGCTGGGGCGCCCACGCGGCCGAAGCCCGCAGGGCGGGATGCGCGGGAAGCCCGATCACCCCGGATCCGGAAGCCCCGGAAGATGACGCGTGTGCCCCGGGAAGGACCGCCGTCGCCAATGCCATCGACAGTCCCAGGCTCAGCGCCACCAGACGCGCACCCGTTTTGAGCATGCCGTACCCCCACCTTCGGATCGGTGACTCCCTGACAACGAAGGCTCACCATACGAACCACGTGTGTCAACGAGCGGTGGAAGATTGTTTCACTCTCGTTTTATTTGGCGGCATTATTTTTCAGGCCCCCCGCCACAAACTCCCACAAAGGGGATTTAAAACCAGAAATGGGATACCGCAACGCGCGGAACCAACCGGTCGGTATGGACGTGGTCATCGAGGGTACGGCATGCTACAGAACATGACTCTGTTCTCGGTGGAAGGCAAGACCGTCGTCGTCACCGGCGGGTCCCGGGGAATCGGCCGGATGATCGCGGCCGGGTTCGTCGACGCGGGAGCCACGGTTTACATCTCCTCGCGGAAGGCGGCCGAGGTCGGCAAGACGGCCGCCGAGCTGGGGTGCACCGCCATACCCGCCGACCTGTCCACGGAGGACGGGGTGTCCGCGCTGTTCGAGGCGGTCGCGGAGCGGGAGTCCCGGCTCGACGTGCTGGTCAACAACGCCGGGGCGACCTGGGGGGCGCCGCTGGAGGAATACCCCGAGCAGGCCTTCGACAAGCTCTGGGGGATCAACGTCAAGGGCGTGTTCTACCTGACCCAGCGCTTCCTGCCGCTGCTGCGCGCCGCCGCGACCCCGGAGAACCCGGCCAGGGTGATCAACATCGGCTCGGTGGACGGCCTCCGGGTGCCGACGATGGAGAACTACGCCTACTCGGCGGCCAAGGCCGCCGTGCACATGCTCACCCGGCACCTGTCCCAGCGGCTCGCCAAAGAGTCGATCACGGTCAACGCGATCGCCCCGGGGCCGTTCGAGTCGAAGATGATGGCCTTCGCGCTCGACGACCCGGCGATGCGCGCGGCGGTCGCCTCCCACGTCCCGCTGGGCAGGATCGGCAGCCCCGAGGACATGGCGGGCACCGCGATCTTCCTGTCCTCGCGCGCCGGCGCCTACCTCACCGGGGCCGTGATCCCGGTCGACGGCGGCATCTCCGGTCACGCGTAGACCCCACCGGGCCGCGGGACTCTCCGCTCACGACCAGATAATCGGGATCCTGGGTCACAAAAGTCTCAAAAGCACCATTCGTAACACAAGTGTAAAATTTTATCTCTTGCCGTCATTTCTTCCAGATGACAGCTTTACCTCATGCTGAAGCGTTTCAAGGTGATGGCACCGGCCGTACTGGCCGTCGCCATCGCCCTTCCCGCCGGAGCCGCCCAGGCGGATCCCACTCCGGCCGCACCCTCCGTGACCACCTGTGACGCTACCCAGACTCCCCCGGCGTACAACGGCAAGGTGCCGACGCCGAAGAGCGTTCTCGGCTTCGAGCTCGGCGAGCGGGAGGTCACCTCGGCCGAGTCCGACACCCTGCTCACCGCGATCGACAGGGCCAGCGATCGGGTCGTCTCC
This region of Streptosporangium sp. NBC_01495 genomic DNA includes:
- a CDS encoding SDR family oxidoreductase; this translates as MTLFSVEGKTVVVTGGSRGIGRMIAAGFVDAGATVYISSRKAAEVGKTAAELGCTAIPADLSTEDGVSALFEAVAERESRLDVLVNNAGATWGAPLEEYPEQAFDKLWGINVKGVFYLTQRFLPLLRAAATPENPARVINIGSVDGLRVPTMENYAYSAAKAAVHMLTRHLSQRLAKESITVNAIAPGPFESKMMAFALDDPAMRAAVASHVPLGRIGSPEDMAGTAIFLSSRAGAYLTGAVIPVDGGISGHA
- a CDS encoding ABC transporter permease; the protein is MSTKEEETREVGDGAGTSRAIARARRRAALARFCRAYGGNRAGLYGAAILLVAVLAALVTPLVTDPSGMDVTRATGAKMAPPSADFPLGTDESGRSVLLMLLWGARVSLLIGFMSALLSMVIGTVFGIASGHFRGWASAVLMRVTDWFLVLPALVLALVLAAVLGGGASTIILAIGVTSWASTARLIRAQTLAVEARPYIERSRALGAGHWHVMTRHVLPNVAPLVLANTTLTVASAIVTESTLAFLGADSGQVSWGGMLRGSYDWGAATSGAWWYVLPPGLCIVLVVLAFTLCGRALETVLNPRLRGAS
- a CDS encoding ABC transporter substrate-binding protein — encoded protein: MLKTGARLVALSLGLSMALATAVLPGAHASSSGASGSGVIGLPAHPALRASAAWAPQPEKRIVRLGATQSMDSMNPFLAVRLISTSIHRWTYGYLTVPDSKTLKPSPDLAESWKTSPDKLTWTFTIRAGATWSDGKPVTAGDAAWTFNKIMTDDAAKTANGPAVENFDTVTAPDDRTLVIKTKKPQASMLELPIPIVPKHVWEGVPDIGTFENETYPAVGSGPYIAVEHSKNNYVKLKANPSYWRGAPAIDELHVVFYENPEAANAGLKKGDVDWIGRLAPPQFQALAGDPNLVQWNTPGRRASYLQFNPGAETAGGEPIGDGHPALKDARVRRAIHHAIDKKALVEQVQNGLAVPADGSIIPPMYQEFFWRAEGDKAVTFDPAEANRLLDEAGYAKGADGIRTMPGGGRKLEMRFSIHTEDPVEDKLAQFLTGWLRDVGIQITTRKLDSNKFTEETGGTALYDIAISGWSVNPDPEEILATHLCSRRPTASGEGGGTESFFCDDKFEKLYQEQLAELDRAKRVDLIKQMQERLYTEAPVIALYYPNNLEGYRKDRIASITPIPEDKGILYGGSGYWPVYSLRAVERPAAPAGEDSGNGVVLAVTAVAAVVAVAGILLLVRRRRTTADDRE
- a CDS encoding ABC transporter permease; the encoded protein is MSTSPAELTKAPPKDDRGGARRSLARYALVKLGGALLGIGLVVVATFFLFRLIPGDPTIAYTRDVPVTPEQLALLRRQMGLDRPLGEQFLDFVLRTLRLDLGTSYEYRRPVAELIGERVGPTLLLVGTGLAVAVGLGMWQGTRAAWRHGGRFDRFSTGTALTLWSVPTFWLGLLLLMVFAAGMGPIPGLFPTRGMEDVDAPDGPLYLLHVAHHLVLPCLTLVAVVYAQYLLVMRSSLLDEIGQDYVTTARAKGLRDDDVRRRHAVPNALLPTVTLVFMQIGFVVGGAVSVEFVYSWPGLGLLFVEAIRGPDYAVMQGTFMLVCVAVIVMNTLADVVYHVLDPRVRSA